From Pseudopipra pipra isolate bDixPip1 chromosome 9, bDixPip1.hap1, whole genome shotgun sequence, a single genomic window includes:
- the MAGOH gene encoding protein mago nashi homolog: MASDFYLRYYVGHKGKFGHEFLEFEFRPDGKLRYANNSNYKNDVMIRKEAYVHKSVMEELKRIIDDSEITKEDDALWPPPDRVGRQELEIVIGDEHISFTTSKIGSLIDVNQSKDPEGLRVFYYLVQDLKCLVFSLIGLHFKIKPI; the protein is encoded by the exons ATGGCGAGCGACTTCTACCTGCGGTACTACGTGGGGCACAAGGGGAAGTTCGGGCACGAGTTCCTCGAGTTCGAGTTCCGCCCCGACG GGAAGCTGCGCTACGCCAACAACAGCAACTACAAGAACGATGTGATGATCCGTAAGGAG GCTTACGTGCACAAGAGCGTGATGGAGGAGCTGAAGAGAATCATCGACGACAGTGAAATCACGAAGGAAGATGATGCTCTGTGGCCGCCTCCGGACAGGGTGGGCCGGCAG GAGCTTGAGATAGTAATCGGTGACGAGCACATCTCCTTTACCACGTCAAAAATCGGTTCACTCATTGATGTAAATCAGTCCAA AGATCCAGAAGGTTTGAGAGTATTCTACTACCTGGTCCAGGACCTTAAGTGTCTCGTCTTCAGTCTCATTGGACTGCACTTCAAGATTAAGCCAATTTAA
- the CZIB gene encoding CXXC motif containing zinc binding protein isoform X1 has product MGRIGLQLRATLENITRLRAEGEDFRWYLKLKCANCGEVSEKWQYLRLMDSAPLKGGRGSATMVQKCKLCSRENSIDILSQTIKPYNAEDSEKFKTIVEFECRGLEPVDFQPQAGFAAEGAESGTPFNDINLLEKDWNDYDEKTKESVGIYEVTHKFVKC; this is encoded by the exons ATGGGG AGGATCGGGCTGCAGCTCCGCGCCACGCTGGAGAACATCACCCGGCTGCGGGCCGAGGGCGAGGACTTCCGATGGTACCTCAAg ctgaaatgTGCGAACTGCGGCGAAGTCTCTGAGAAGTGGCAGTACCTGCGGCTGATG GACAGTGCTCCCCTGAAGGGCGGCCGAGGCAGCGCCACGATGGTGCAGAAGTGCAAGCTGTGCTCCAGGGAGAACTCCATCG ataTTTTAAGTCAGACAATCAAGCCTTACAAT GCTGAAGACAGTGAGAAATTCAAGACAATAGTGGAGTTTGAATGCCGAGGTCTGGAACCGGTTGACTTTCAACCACAG GCAGGGTTTGCTGCTGaaggtgcagaatctggcacaCCTTTCAATGACATAAACCTGTTGGAAAAG GATTGGAATGACTATGATGAAAAAACAAAGGAATCTGTTGGGATCTATGAAGTTACCCACAAATTTGTAAAATGCTGA
- the CZIB gene encoding CXXC motif containing zinc binding protein isoform X2: MGRIGLQLRATLENITRLRAEGEDFRWYLKLKCANCGEVSEKWQYLRLMDSAPLKGGRGSATMVQKCKLCSRENSIDILSQTIKPYNAEDSEKFKTIVEFECRGLEPVDFQPQDWNDYDEKTKESVGIYEVTHKFVKC; the protein is encoded by the exons ATGGGG AGGATCGGGCTGCAGCTCCGCGCCACGCTGGAGAACATCACCCGGCTGCGGGCCGAGGGCGAGGACTTCCGATGGTACCTCAAg ctgaaatgTGCGAACTGCGGCGAAGTCTCTGAGAAGTGGCAGTACCTGCGGCTGATG GACAGTGCTCCCCTGAAGGGCGGCCGAGGCAGCGCCACGATGGTGCAGAAGTGCAAGCTGTGCTCCAGGGAGAACTCCATCG ataTTTTAAGTCAGACAATCAAGCCTTACAAT GCTGAAGACAGTGAGAAATTCAAGACAATAGTGGAGTTTGAATGCCGAGGTCTGGAACCGGTTGACTTTCAACCACAG GATTGGAATGACTATGATGAAAAAACAAAGGAATCTGTTGGGATCTATGAAGTTACCCACAAATTTGTAAAATGCTGA
- the CZIB gene encoding CXXC motif containing zinc binding protein isoform X3, producing the protein MLKCANCGEVSEKWQYLRLMDSAPLKGGRGSATMVQKCKLCSRENSIDILSQTIKPYNAEDSEKFKTIVEFECRGLEPVDFQPQAGFAAEGAESGTPFNDINLLEKDWNDYDEKTKESVGIYEVTHKFVKC; encoded by the exons ATG ctgaaatgTGCGAACTGCGGCGAAGTCTCTGAGAAGTGGCAGTACCTGCGGCTGATG GACAGTGCTCCCCTGAAGGGCGGCCGAGGCAGCGCCACGATGGTGCAGAAGTGCAAGCTGTGCTCCAGGGAGAACTCCATCG ataTTTTAAGTCAGACAATCAAGCCTTACAAT GCTGAAGACAGTGAGAAATTCAAGACAATAGTGGAGTTTGAATGCCGAGGTCTGGAACCGGTTGACTTTCAACCACAG GCAGGGTTTGCTGCTGaaggtgcagaatctggcacaCCTTTCAATGACATAAACCTGTTGGAAAAG GATTGGAATGACTATGATGAAAAAACAAAGGAATCTGTTGGGATCTATGAAGTTACCCACAAATTTGTAAAATGCTGA
- the CPT2 gene encoding carnitine O-palmitoyltransferase 2, mitochondrial: protein MAARQLLRAAPGRGRRGYSSAGAAEFLHRSIVPTMHYQRSLPRLPVPKLEDTVVRYLNAQKPLLNDDQFRKTEELAHAFEKGIGRELHEQLVAQDNQNKHTSYITGPWFDMYLKAREPVVLNFNAFMSFNPDPKPEYNDQLTRATNMTVSAIRFMKTFRAGYLEPEVFHLNPEKSDTELFKKIIRFVPSSVSWFGAYMVNAYPLDMSQYFRLFNSTRVPKLEKDELYTDEKAKHLLVLRNGNFYVFDVIDRDGNMLKPSEIQAHLKCILSDNSPAPAFPLGYLSSENRDTWASLRKNLLDNGNEEALQKVDSAVFCLSLDDFPIKDFVHLSHTMLHGDGANRWYDKSFNLIITKDGTAGINFEHSWGDGVAVLRFQNEVFKDSTNSPAISPQSQPASVDSSKAVQKLDFKLNDALKAGITKAKQKFDTTVESLSINMIQFQKGGKELLKQKKVSPDAVAQLAFQMAFLRQYNQTVATYESCSTAAFKHGRTETIRPASVHTKKCSEAFVKELSKHSTEELQKLIVECSKYHGRLTREAAMGQGFDRHLFGLRYLALSKGLALPDFYQDPAYARLNHNIISTSTLVSPAVQLGGFGPVVSDGFGLGYQVHDDWIGCNVSSYPARNGEEFLRCIYKSLEDIFNVLTGKKIGT from the exons ATGGCGGCGCGGCAGCTGCTGAGGGCGGCCCCGGGCCGCGGGCGGCGTGGGTACAGCAGCGCGGGCGCTGCCGAGTTCCTGCACCGCAGCATCGTGCCCACCATGCACTACCAGAGGAGCCTGCCCAG ACTGCCTGTTCCCAAACTGGAAGATACAGTTGTGAGATACCTGAATGCCCAGAAACCGCTTTTAAATGATGACCAATTCAG gaaaacagaagaactCGCTCATGCTTTTGAAAAGGGAATTGGAAGAGAGCTACATGAGCAACTGGTTGCTCAAGACAATCAGAACAAGCATACTAGTTACATCACAG GTCCCTGGTTTGACATGTACCTAAAAGCACGTGAGCCCGttgttttgaattttaatgCATTTATGTCTTTTAATCCTGATCCCAAACCGGAATACAACGATCAGCTCACACGAGCTACGAACATGACTGTTTCTGCCATACGTTTTATGAAGACCTTCAGGGCTGGTTATCTGGAACCAGAGGTTTTTCACCTCAATCCAGAAAAAAGTGACACTgagctctttaaaaaaattatccgATTTGTGCCTTCTTCGGTGTCCTGGTTTGGTGCCTACATGGTCAATGCTTACCCCCTGGATATGTCTCAGTACTTCAGGCTTTTCAATTCCACGCGGGTGCCTAAGCTCGAGAAAGATGAGCTTTATACAGATGAAAAGGCAAAGCATTTACTAGTACtgagaaatggaaatttttatgtgtttgaCGTTATCGATAGAGATGGGAACATGCTGAAACCCTCAGAGATACAAGCACACTTGAAATGCATCCTTAGTGACAACAGTCCAGCCCCAGCCTTCCCTCTTGGCTACCTCTCCAGTGAAAACCGAGACACGTGGGCATCGCTGAGAAAGAACCTGCTGGATAATGGCAATGAAGAAGCTCTTCAAAAAGTAGactctgctgtgttttgtttaaGTTTAGATGATTTTCCCATTAAAGACTTTGTGCACTTGTCCCACACTATGTTGCATGGGGATGGTGCTAACCGCTGGTATGACAAATCCTTTAACCTCATCATAACCAAGGATGGCACCGCAGGAATCAATTTTGAACATTCCTGGGGAGATGGTGTGGCTGTGCTCAGGTTCCAGAATGAGGTTTTTAAAGACAGCACCAACTCCCCAGCCATCAGCCCCCAGTCCCAGCCTGCTTCAGTAGACTCCTCTAAAGCAGTGCAAAAACTTGACTTTAAGCTGAATGATGCCTTAAAAGCAGGGATTACCAAAGCCAAACAGAAATTCGATACCACTGTAGAATCACTGTCTATTAACATGATTCAGTTCCAAAAAGGGGGCAAGGAGCTTCTAAAGCAGAAGAAGGTGAGCCCAGATGCTGTGGCTCAGCTGGCCTTCCAGATGGCTTTCCTTCGCCAGTACAACCAGACCGTCGCTACGTACGAGTcttgcagcactgcagctttcAAACACGGTCGTACAGAAACCATCCGTCCTGCCTCTGTCCACACCAAGAAATGCTCAGAAGCTTTTGTCAAGGAACTGTCCAAACATAGCACAGAAGAGCTGCAGAAGCTGATAGTGGAGTGCTCCAAGTACCACGGCCGCTTGACAAGAGAAGCTGCTATGG GGCAGGGGTTTGACCGCCATCTCTTCGGCCTGCGCTACTTGGCCTTATCCAAAGGGCTTGCTCTGCCTGATTTCTATCAAGACCCGGCCTATGCTCGGCTCAATCACAACATCATTTCCACAAGCACGTTGGTCAGCCCAGCTGTGCAGCTGGGAGGGTTTGGCCCCGTGGTGTCCGATGGCTTTGGATTAGGATATCAGGTCCATGACGACTGGATAGGTTGTAATGTTTCCTCTTACCCAGCTAGGAATGGTGAAGAATTCCTTCGGTGCATATACAAGTCACTAGAAGATATCTTTAATGTTTTAACGGGCAAGAAGATTGGTACTTAG